The stretch of DNA ACatcgaagaagacaaagaagatttAGCATACCTTATAACACCAGTTGTAAGAGTATGATCAAGTCCAAACTGTACAAAAAGGTTCTTGCTTTAGTGTATGTATACAGGAAACACAAGGTCTGACCGTCTGACCCAGCAAGCAATATAAAGCAACAAGCAGAGCACTGACATATATACTCACAGGATTTCCAATGGCAAAAACTTTCTGGCCAACAAGCAGATCTGCAGAGACTCCAACAGGTATAGGTCTTAATTTGTCTTTGGGTGCATCGATACGTAGAACTGCAACATCCTTGTCTTGGTCGAATCCAACAACTTTTGCATCAAATGTCGATTGATCAGCAAGAGTGACCCTGAGATCATTCAATTTCATCATCATTAAACAAACATCGAAACGACCATCCAACGAAACAGTGTAGTCATTTTGAAAGTCATGATACCACAACTACTAATTTCCATATCTTGAATGAACCAACTACAAGTGTTATCCAAATCAATCAGATTCTCAAATAGTTTCAACATAACTAACCTGAGATCAGAAGCACCACGAATCACATGATAATTGGTAACAATGTGACCTAGCTTATCCCACACAAATCCTGAACCAGAACCTTGAGGCACCTCAAGCACGTCCAATGTAAACGCGTCCTGCCTAATTCAAACCCCGAGAAACCAAATCACATTAGAAAACTCCTCAAATTACATGCCAATTCAGTGAAATTCACCAATTATCAAGATTCAAAATCGGTAAATTCATTACCTGACGGCGAGATTAGTGATGTAAACAACGGAAGGAGTGTTCTCTTGAAACAATCGAACAGTCGCGAGCTCATCAGTCTGAAGCTTCCTGGGAGTACTGACTACAAACGCCGAAGCGGATTCGACGGCAGGAGACGCGGCGAACAGAGAAAACGACAACGCGACGGAGGtgcagaggaggaagaaaggTTTAACGGTGGAGAACGGAGTAAGAAGAAGAGCATCATCGTCTCCGTTGTTGTCGTTTAGTGGAAGCTTGGAGGAGAAAATTCGAAAATAGCGTTTGGATCGGATTGGGTTGAGAGAAATCGAAGTCGGAGGAGAGGATCGAGAAggagagagattgaagaaggaagatgagTTGGAGAGTTGAGGTGAAGGAGGAGAGTGAAGGAAGAGAGTAGAAAGGAGAAGCGAACAACTCGTCGTCGTCGCCATTACTTTGTTTCTGGACAATGGGATTGTGGCCtctgttttatttcattttttgttttttgttctaattaaaaaaatgttaacctttgaaaataataaaaatattttcggGAAGCAAGAGCAATTTTGAATACGGGACCGGAAGTAACCAAATTGAACCGAAATAGTTAAACCAAAATtgttggtttttaaaatatgtaatatttttagattgttagattcgtatttttgaaataattatttgtatcaagtttataaaatagttaaaTGTATCTAACAAAAGAATAATCAAAATAGCTAAAaggtaatattttaaaaaagtgtcatataatttaatcataaaaaaaaagataggtgaaaaaaacatcattataagtgatgtttaatgtttttagttgttacacacaaattaagaacaTTAATTTACGTCTTTTCCATAAAAACATCATTAAATAATATGTATTCAGCCAACAGCAAAGATACCATGTAAAATATGATTGGTCAAAACAACTTACATACATTTaatttatacatttaatttttgcatagaaaattgaaaacatcacTAAACATGAAACNAAACTTTCTGGCCAACAAGCAGATCTGCAGAGACTCCAACAGGTATAGGTCTTAATTTGTCTTTGGGTGCATCGATACGTAGAACTGCAACATCCTTGTCTTGGTCGAATCCAACAACTTTTGCATCAAATGTCGATTGATCAGCAAGAGTGACCCTGAGATCATTCAATTTCATCATCATTAAACAAACATCGAAACGACCATCCAACGAAACAGTGTAGTCATTTTGAAAGTCATGATACCACAACTACTAATTTCCATATCTTGAATGAACCAACTACAAGTGTTATCCAAATCAATCAGATTCTCAAATAGTTTCAACATAACTAACCTGAGATCAGAAGCACCACGAATCACATGATAATTGGTAACAATGTGACCTAGCTTATCCCACACAAATCCTGAACCAGAACCTTGAGGCACCTCAAGCACGTCCAATGTAAACGCGTCCTGCCTAATTCAAACCCCGAGAAACCAAATCACATTAGAAAACTCCTCAAATTACATGCCAATTCAGTGAAATTCACCAATTATCAAGATTCAAAATCGGTAAATTCATTACCTGACGGCGAGATTAGTGATGTAAACAACGGAAGGAGTGTTCTCTTGAAACAATCGAACAGTCGCGAGCTCATCAGTCTGAAGCTTCCTGGGAGTACTGACTACAAACGCCGAAGCGGATTCGACGGCAGGAGACGCGGCGAACAGAGAAAACGACAACGCGACGGAGGtgcagaggaggaagaaaggTTTAACGGTGGAGAACGGAGTAAGAAGAAGAGCATCATCGTCTCCGTTGTTGTCGTTTAGTGGAAGCTTGGAGGAGAAAATTCGAAAATAGCGTTTGGATCGGATTGGGTTGAGAGAAATCGAAGTCGGAGGAGAGGATCGAGAAggagagagattgaagaaggaagatgagTTGGAGAGTTGAGGTGAAGGAGGAGAGTGAAGGAAGAGAGTAGAAAGGAGAAGCGAACAACTCGTCGTCGTCGCCATTACTTTGTTTCTGGACAATGGGATTGTGGCCtctgttttatttcattttttgttttttgttctaattaaaaaaatgttaacctttgaaaataataaaaatattttcggGAAGCAAGAGCAATTTTGAATACGGGACCGGAAGTAACCAAATTGAACCGAAATAGTTAAACCAAAATtgttggtttttaaaatatgtaatatttttagattgttagattcgtatttttgaaataattatttgtatcaagtttataaaatagttaaaTGTATCTAACAAAAGAATAATCAAAATAGCTAAAaggtaatattttaaaaaagtgtcatataatttaatcataaaaaaaaagataggtgaaaaaaacatcattataagtgatgtttaatgtttttagttgttacacacaaattaagaacaTTAATTTACGTCTTTTCCATAAAAACATCATTAAATAATATGTATTCAGCCAACAGCAAAGATACCATGTAAAATATGATTGGTCAAAACAACTTACATACATTTaatttatacatttaatttttgcatagaaaattgaaaacatcactaaacatgaaacaaaattattttgctAAAACATCACTAAAGTGAAAGAGAGGAGTAGAAGAAAATCATACAATGTTAAACAGTTGTATAATTTGTAATATCAAATCATTGCTTTTATTTGTAAGTTATCTtttaataaaaccaaaccaatcaagAGATGCATCAAACCAAAATACCGAAccgaaacaaaaccaaatcagtatatgattttgcttcttataaaatattaaaacttagaAAAGAACCAAACAACCTATATAGATGAAAATAACGAACATAAATCCAGATTAGCCGCCCTTAATCTTGAACACTAGAAAATTAGAACTTGTATCCTACTCCCATAGGAGTAAATGGTTATTCCTATAGCCTATTctattatttctatatatctaGAATCTTTTACGCGAACTTATTAGAAACGTGACTTGGTCGATCTCTAGTAGATAAAAAGTGCAAAAAAATACAGTTAAAGTTTAGAGAATCTTCTGGGACGGTCTTAGTTCTTTTGGCACTTCATTGAAATTCTCGGAGTCCACATCGGATTGATACATTGGTCTCTTCCCCGTTTTCCACACAATCCCTTCAGCTAAATGTTCTTTGTTCGGTGTCAGCATTACAAAGTTCGGATCAGCTCTTTGGTAACTGCAATGTCAgacaattcaaaaaaaatgtaaagatcatataatattgtttttccTTGAAACCATCAAAGCTAAAGAGGGTTTGATTGATCTCAAACTAGTCACAAATGGACTGACCTGGCTTCTCTTATGTTATCAACACGGATACCAAACCCACATTCAACGTTTCCAGTCCGATGATTAGTCGTTGCTGCATAAAAAAAATGAGCACAACATGTTCAAATACCAAGAACCTATATTACCTATGTTCATCTGGATTTTGCTGAATTTATTGCATACAGAACACGACATTCTCCAGATTGTTTATGGAAGCATACCTGAAATATTGAAAGCGAAAGACGGCTTCCACCACGACTTGAATACTAATGAGAATGTTGAGCTTCGAGCCCCGACTTTACCCtgcaaaaattgaaaatattatatactgaGCTGCTCTTTTTGAGTAACTCGGAAAGGTATATATTCTGCACCTTCAACAAGAAGTTCTTATTGGCCTGCCAAGACGCAGCCATCTGCAATAAAGAATTTGCGGCATTGTCTGGTTTCTTGGAATCATCAACCCTTCAATGTTAAgacaaaaataaagatatgtTTCCGTGTAGACAATCATTAGCTAAAATGTATATTTACTAAAAGATGTACACTACCTCGATTGTAGCTCGAAACCTAAATCAATGTAGTTTGTGATTCCAACTACTTGGTTTTCTTCAAAAGGATTTTGCACCTGCTCCAAGTCCATTCAGTCCATTTCATATTGAGCCAAAAGTTAAGGTAAACTTTATATATGGAAGACTAGTAATAGATGCAGCACAGATATAGGACTAGTTTGAAAGAGTCGTACCCTTCTTTGGACCACTAAGTGTTGGTAGAACGAAGCGATAAACTGCATTTACAAGAAGGATAACACAATCAGCAAGACTAAGAATGCTAAAAATGGATGATATGCCATTGGACAAGTAATATGGTAGTTTGTCAAGTTCCATGAGAAGTGGAGGAACTGTTTCGGTTTAAGACTTATGCATAAAGACAGCAAAACAGCCATGTTTTTTCTACATGGATTTTTAAAGCATGACCTGAGAGCTTCTTGCTAGTTCAATCCCAATGTTAAACGAAGGACTCAAGGGGCTTTTTGACCCTACTCCATAGCCAGCAGCACAACTCCAGTTTCTTTGGTCTGTGTACTTTGCCATATCGTCGCTTCCatctaaaacaaaatccaataaCAAATTGTTGATTCTCAGTTTCTTTCAATCACATAATGTGTGACTAGCTTCACATAATGTGCTCAGTTTCTTTCAATCACATAATGCGTGGATAATAGCTTCCATGTGTGACTAAAAATCTGTTCAACAGAAATAAAACAATGTACTAACTCACGTAGTGGCTCATACTGCACTCCTACTGTAAACCTTCCCATCTTGCTTACAAGCCATGCATGTTTTGGCAATTCGTTATTCGCTGAATTGAAGAATTGAAGGGTCAGCATTGTatccaaaagaaacaacagtAATTTGCAGAAAAACTTGATGTGCTCACCAGAAAAAGGAGTGACAGTAGCTCCGATAGACAAATTCGGAGAGCCATATCTCAAACCCATGATTCTCTATGCTTCAGATAGGTTTCCActataaagaaaaagtttaatcaTCTTCACAATATTACAATGTCGCACAACATCTAATTTAAGTAAAATGACAGCATATACACTTAAATATGACTTACTTGTTTTTCGAAATCAAAGGGTAGACTGCAAATGCCCCAATTCCGTATTTAGGGTAGTAAGCAGAAGACCTCATCAGTAGAACCCTTAGtgatgacaaacaaaataaataatttcaaaacattaaaatactGTAATGAACATAAGCTTCCACTATATATCAAAAGTAGCACGGGGTTTACGGATTTGAAGTTGACACAGAGAGGTCCACAAAAGTATGGGGATCATCAACATCACTAcacatttaagaaaaaacaaactgaTCAGAATTCTAATTTTCCAACAGCAACTTGTA from Camelina sativa cultivar DH55 chromosome 9, Cs, whole genome shotgun sequence encodes:
- the LOC104710642 gene encoding protease Do-like 1, chloroplastic isoform X2, translated to MATTTSCSLLLSTLFLHSPPSPQLSNSSSFFNLSPSRSSPPTSISLNPIRSKRYFRIFSSKLPLNDNNGDDDALLLTPFSTVKPFFLLCTSVALSFSLFAASPAVESASAFVVSTPRKLQTDELATVRLFQENTPSVVYITNLAVRQDAFTLDVLEVPQGSGSGFVWDKLGHIVTNYHVIRGASDLRVTLADQSTFDAKVVGFDQDKDVAVLRIDAPKDKLRPIPVGVSADLLVGQKVFAIGNPFGLDHTLTTGVISGLRREISSAATGRPIQDVIQTDAAINPGNSGGPLLDSSGTLIGINTAIYSPSGASSGVGFSIPVDTVGGIVDQLVRFGKVTRPILGIKFAPDQSVEQLGVSGVLVLDAPPSGPAGKAGLQSTKRDGYGRLVLGDIITSVNGTKVSNGSDLYRILDQCKVGDEVTVEVLRGDHKEKISVTLEPKPDES
- the LOC104710642 gene encoding protease Do-like 1, chloroplastic isoform X1 produces the protein MATTTSCSLLLSTLFLHSPPSPQLSNSSSFFNLSPSRSSPPTSISLNPIRSKRYFRIFSSKLPLNDNNGDDDALLLTPFSTVKPFFLLCTSVALSFSLFAASPAVESASAFVVSTPRKLQTDELATVRLFQENTPSVVYITNLAVRQDAFTLDVLEVPQGSGSGFVWDKLGHIVTNYHVIRGASDLRVTLADQSTFDAKVVGFDQDKDVAVLRIDAPKDKLRPIPVGVSADLLVGQKVFAIGNPVSIYFGLDHTLTTGVISGLRREISSAATGRPIQDVIQTDAAINPGNSGGPLLDSSGTLIGINTAIYSPSGASSGVGFSIPVDTVGGIVDQLVRFGKVTRPILGIKFAPDQSVEQLGVSGVLVLDAPPSGPAGKAGLQSTKRDGYGRLVLGDIITSVNGTKVSNGSDLYRILDQCKVGDEVTVEVLRGDHKEKISVTLEPKPDES
- the LOC104715069 gene encoding protease Do-like 1, chloroplastic; the encoded protein is MATTTSCSLLLSTLFLHSPPSPQLSNSSSFFNLSPSRSSPPTSISLNPIRSKRYFRIFSSKLPLNDNNGDDDALLLTPFSTVKPFFLLCTSVALSFSLFAASPAVESASAFVVSTPRKLQTDELATVRLFQENTPSVVYITNLAVRQDAFTLDVLEVPQGSGSGFVWDKLGHIVTNYHVIRGASDLRVTLADQSTFDAKVVGFDQDKDVAVLRIDAPKDKLRPIPVGVSADLLVGQKVXFHV